A single window of Silurus meridionalis isolate SWU-2019-XX chromosome 11, ASM1480568v1, whole genome shotgun sequence DNA harbors:
- the trim23 gene encoding E3 ubiquitin-protein ligase TRIM23 isoform X2 yields the protein MAAALGVNKQSGAAPMEPCVRHARGTAGSTVKVLECGVCEDVFSLQGDKVPRLLLCGHTVCHDCLTRLPLHGRAVRCPFDRQATELSDSGVWGLKKNFALLELLERLQNGASNQSGMSEALRRWRECCVLQCIIRCDEDESHTASVYCTVCATHLCGECSQLTHSTRTLAKHRRVPLADKPHEKTLCSQHQVHAIEFVCLEEGCQPGPLMCCVCKEYGKHQGHKHAVLESEANQIRASILDMAHCIRTFTEEVSEYSRKLVGIVQQIEGGEQNVEDGVGMAHTEHVPGTAENARSCVRAYFADLHETLCRQEEMALSVVDAHVRERLIWLRQQQEDMSILLSQVSTACLHCEKTLQQDDCRVVLAKQEINRLLETLQKQQQQFTEMADHIQLDAGIPVTFTKDNRVHIGPKMEIRVVTLGLDSAGKTTILFKLKQDEFMQPIPTIGFNVETVEYKNLKFTIWDVGGKHKLRPLWKHYYLNTQAVVFVIDSCHRDRLMEAHSELAKLLTEKELRDALLLIFANKQDVPGAVSVEEMTELLSLHKLCCGRSWHIQGCDARSGTGLHEGLDWLSRQLVAAGVLDVA from the exons ATGGCTGCCGCGCTCGGGGTAAATAAGCAGAGCGGCGCAGCACCGATGGAGCCGTGTGTCCGCCATGCCAGAGGAACCGCAGGCTCCACGGTGAAG gtgttggagtgtggtgtgtgtgaggacgTCTTCTCTCTGCAGGGTGATAAGGTTCCTCGGCTCCTGCTGTGTGGTCACACCGTGTGTCACGACTGTTTAACACGTCTCCCTCTTCATGGCAGAGCCGTACGCTGCCCTTTCGACAGACAGGCCACGGAGCTGA gtgacTCAGGTGTGTGGGGTTTGAAGAAGAACTTTGCTCTGTTGGAGCTGCTCGAGCGGCTGCAAAACGGTGCATCTAATCAATCAGGCATGTCTGAGGCGCTGAGGAGATGGAGAG agtgtTGTGTTCTGCAGTGTATTATACGGTGTGATGAGGACGAGTCTCACACTGCGTCGGTGTACTGTACGGTGTGTGCTACACACTTGTGTGGCGAGTGTTCTCagctcacacactccacacgcACGCTGGCCAAACACCGCCGTGTCCCGCTGGCTGATAAACCTCACGAGAAGACGCTGTGCTCTCAGCACCAGGTCCATGCCATCGAGTTTGTATGTCTGGAGGAGGGCTGCCAGCCCGGCCCGCTCATGTGCTGCGTCTGCAAAGAGTACGGCAAGCACCAGGGACACAAG CATGCAGTTCTGGAATCTGAAGCCAATCAGATCCGGGCGTCCATCCTGGACATGGCGCACTGCATCCGCACCTTCACTGAGGAAGTGTCTGAGTATTCCAGGAAGCTGGTGGGCATCGTGCAGCAGATAGAAGGAGGAGAACAGAACGTAGAAGATGGAGTGGGCATGGCTCATACAGAACAT GTTCCCGGTACGGCGGAGAACGCTCGGTCATGTGTGCGCGCATACTTCGCGGACCTCCACGAGACGCTCTGTCGTCAGGAGGAGATGGCACTCAGCGTCGTGGATGCTCACGTCAGGGAGAGACTCATCTGGCTGCGGCAGCAGCAGGAGGACATGTCCATCCTCCTGTCCCAGGTGTCCACCGCCTGCCTCCACTGTGAGAAGACTCTGCAGCAG GATGACTGCAGGGTGGTTCTGGCAAAGCAGGAGATCAACAGGTTGCTTGAGACCCTTCAGAAGCAGCAGCAACAGTTTACAGAAATGGCTGACCACATTCAGTTGGATGCAGGCATCCCTGTAACCTTCACCAAG GATAACCGCGTCCACATCGGACCCAAGATGGAGATCCGTGTGGTGACACTGGGGCTGGACAGCGCAGGAAAAACCACCATCCTCTTTAAACTGAAGCAGGACGAGTTCATGCAGCCCATCCCCACTATAG GCTTTAACGTGGAAACCGTGGAGTATAAAAATCTCAAGTTCACCATCTGGGATGTTGGAGGGAAACACAAACTCAGACCACTGTGGAAGCACTACTATCTGAACACacaag CGGTGGTGTTTGTGATTGATAGCTGTCACAGAGACAGACTGATGGAGGCTCACAGTGAACTGGCCAAGCTGCTGACTGAGAAGGAGCTGAGAGACGCTCTACTGCTCATCTTCGCCAACAAACAG gaCGTCCCCGGTGCTGTCTCGGTGGAGGAGATGACGGAGCTGCTGAGTCTCCATAAGCTGTGCTGTGGGCGGAGCTGGCACATTCAGGGCTGCGATGCCCGCAGTGGTACTGGTCTGCACGAGGGTCTGGACTGGCTCTCACGCCAGCTGGTGGCCGCAGGGGTTCTGGACGTGGCCTAA
- the trim23 gene encoding E3 ubiquitin-protein ligase TRIM23 isoform X1 translates to MMMMKSVVFCSVLYGVMMMMMMKSVVFCSVLYGVMMMMMMKCCVLQCIIRCDDDDDDDEECCVLQCIIRCDDDDDDDEECCVLQCIIRCDDDDDDDDDEECCVLQCIIRCDDDDDDDEECCVLQCIIRCDDDDDDDDDDDEECCVLQCIIRCDEDESHTASVYCTVCATHLCGECSQLTHSTRTLAKHRRVPLADKPHEKTLCSQHQVHAIEFVCLEEGCQPGPLMCCVCKEYGKHQGHKHAVLESEANQIRASILDMAHCIRTFTEEVSEYSRKLVGIVQQIEGGEQNVEDGVGMAHTEHVPGTAENARSCVRAYFADLHETLCRQEEMALSVVDAHVRERLIWLRQQQEDMSILLSQVSTACLHCEKTLQQDDCRVVLAKQEINRLLETLQKQQQQFTEMADHIQLDAGIPVTFTKDNRVHIGPKMEIRVVTLGLDSAGKTTILFKLKQDEFMQPIPTIGFNVETVEYKNLKFTIWDVGGKHKLRPLWKHYYLNTQAVVFVIDSCHRDRLMEAHSELAKLLTEKELRDALLLIFANKQDVPGAVSVEEMTELLSLHKLCCGRSWHIQGCDARSGTGLHEGLDWLSRQLVAAGVLDVA, encoded by the exons atgatgatgatgaagagtgtTGTGTTCTGCAGTGTATTATacggtgtgatgatgatgatgatgatgaagagtgtTGTGTTCTGCAGTGTATTATacggtgtgatgatgatgatgatgatgaagtgttGTGTCCTGCAGTGTATTATacggtgtgatgatgatgatgatgatgatgaagagtgtTGTGTCCTGCAGTGTATTATacggtgtgatgatgatgatgatgatgatgaagagtgtTGTGTTCTGCAGTGTATTATacggtgtgatgatgatgatgatgatgatgatgatgaagagtgtTGTGTCCTGCAGTGTATTATacggtgtgatgatgatgatgatgatgatgaagagtgtTGTGTTCTGCAGTGTATTATacggtgtgatgatgatgatgatgatgatgatgatgatgatgaagagtgtTGTGTTCTGCAGTGTATTATACGGTGTGATGAGGACGAGTCTCACACTGCGTCGGTGTACTGTACGGTGTGTGCTACACACTTGTGTGGCGAGTGTTCTCagctcacacactccacacgcACGCTGGCCAAACACCGCCGTGTCCCGCTGGCTGATAAACCTCACGAGAAGACGCTGTGCTCTCAGCACCAGGTCCATGCCATCGAGTTTGTATGTCTGGAGGAGGGCTGCCAGCCCGGCCCGCTCATGTGCTGCGTCTGCAAAGAGTACGGCAAGCACCAGGGACACAAG CATGCAGTTCTGGAATCTGAAGCCAATCAGATCCGGGCGTCCATCCTGGACATGGCGCACTGCATCCGCACCTTCACTGAGGAAGTGTCTGAGTATTCCAGGAAGCTGGTGGGCATCGTGCAGCAGATAGAAGGAGGAGAACAGAACGTAGAAGATGGAGTGGGCATGGCTCATACAGAACAT GTTCCCGGTACGGCGGAGAACGCTCGGTCATGTGTGCGCGCATACTTCGCGGACCTCCACGAGACGCTCTGTCGTCAGGAGGAGATGGCACTCAGCGTCGTGGATGCTCACGTCAGGGAGAGACTCATCTGGCTGCGGCAGCAGCAGGAGGACATGTCCATCCTCCTGTCCCAGGTGTCCACCGCCTGCCTCCACTGTGAGAAGACTCTGCAGCAG GATGACTGCAGGGTGGTTCTGGCAAAGCAGGAGATCAACAGGTTGCTTGAGACCCTTCAGAAGCAGCAGCAACAGTTTACAGAAATGGCTGACCACATTCAGTTGGATGCAGGCATCCCTGTAACCTTCACCAAG GATAACCGCGTCCACATCGGACCCAAGATGGAGATCCGTGTGGTGACACTGGGGCTGGACAGCGCAGGAAAAACCACCATCCTCTTTAAACTGAAGCAGGACGAGTTCATGCAGCCCATCCCCACTATAG GCTTTAACGTGGAAACCGTGGAGTATAAAAATCTCAAGTTCACCATCTGGGATGTTGGAGGGAAACACAAACTCAGACCACTGTGGAAGCACTACTATCTGAACACacaag CGGTGGTGTTTGTGATTGATAGCTGTCACAGAGACAGACTGATGGAGGCTCACAGTGAACTGGCCAAGCTGCTGACTGAGAAGGAGCTGAGAGACGCTCTACTGCTCATCTTCGCCAACAAACAG gaCGTCCCCGGTGCTGTCTCGGTGGAGGAGATGACGGAGCTGCTGAGTCTCCATAAGCTGTGCTGTGGGCGGAGCTGGCACATTCAGGGCTGCGATGCCCGCAGTGGTACTGGTCTGCACGAGGGTCTGGACTGGCTCTCACGCCAGCTGGTGGCCGCAGGGGTTCTGGACGTGGCCTAA